In Glycine max cultivar Williams 82 chromosome 15, Glycine_max_v4.0, whole genome shotgun sequence, the DNA window TAATCAATAAAGAGAGAGGAGAATCAAATCATTAAATGCACCATTTAATGCATGTCAcctactttttaaataattctgataaaatatcttttttttcatttttaattgttgatTTCTCGGTAATTCACACACTCGGACACTTTACATGGTGATACTTCATCAATCAAAATCTTTTGTAGTTAATCTTTTTTTAGACCTCAACAACTAGTCCAACTGTTATCAAAATTATTGACTgttctcacaaattaacacaacactTTTTAGTGTACTTTGTTCTCATTCgcataatttttaagaaactttcCAGAATATCATTCatccaattaattcctttaagtcaTCTTTAACTATACAATTTCAACCTTGCATAACCTTGGATCTTTCTCATTCTAGTATGATTTGATGCTTGGGCTTGTGCTATAGACATAAAAACTTCTTTCCAATGTTTTCGGATATAACCCATTAAGGTTTTCCTGTTCATTGTACATTAATGAACATAAACCCCTGTGATTCCTTTATCCACACTCCAAGTTTTGTGCCAAAGGTTACTTTTTTACACTCATATACTGTGCAACTCATTTTTTACACATCTTTTTATGAGATATGAAGTTTTTTAGttgatttctttctctttctctttactcTTCACCAAATTATACGAAGAATAAGAAACATCAAAGCATTGAACTAATTATATGCTAAAAAATCTTTTTcgtaattataaatattgaaaagtTCAAAATCCGTTCCTACAAAATTTTTGATATGTTTTTTGTCttcataaaattgaaatgtattattttttttgcccAAAGGCAAGCTTGGATAATTCATCCtacatgacattttttaaaacttaaattatagactaaaatatatttttcatccctataaatattgaaatattcaaaatcagtccttgtaaaattttgagttttttttatcctaaaaaaattgaaatatgttgCTTTTTGGCTCGAACGTAGGTTTGGGTAAAAATGAACCACATGTCACTCTTTCATTGGTTTCATTGGTGACTATGGGAGCATGTGATTTCTAAGGATTAAAAATCATTGCAAAATGCAAAATAACAACCCCACAAATTTGTAAATTCCTCTTTCCTAACCTCTTTCTTCCTAactttctttatcttctatgtCCACCAAGCTAATCTGAGAGAAAGGTGAATTCATAAGCCAGGTTATTGAGTTTGTTAGCAACATTTGATTTCGATAGAACATTGGAATTTATGTTCATAACATTGAGTTTAAGAGTGAAGGTGTTAGATTTTGAGAAAGAAGGAgaattcaaagaagaaaaagaatatgacAGGATTAATAAGGTAATGTTGGTCATTACAgttgaacaaaatatttaaaaaagaaaaagaaaaagaaattttttatttaaatttaaaaaagatgaagaaagttAGGAAAGAAGgagattaggaaaaaaaattacaaaattgtgaCAGCTTTTTAATCCCATAAATCACTTGCTCCCATAATCATCAATGCAACCGATTTTAATGTCTAGAAAACGAAAAAAGACttcaaattttacattaatgGATGTCAAgtatttcaatatttatataaatgaaaaatacattttaacaaataatttaagttttaaaaaaatgctacaTAGGTTCAAATTCGTCAAAGCttggttttagaaaaaaaacaatatattttaattttacaaagacGAAAAACATATCAACAAATTTACGAggataaatttcaaatttttatatatttataagaattaaaaaaaaacaatgtgagCGATTGGGGATTACTCATTTGTCCTTTGCAGATGATGTTCTTCTTTTTTGTAGAGGTGATGAGAAGTCTATATAGATGATTCTAGAGGCCTTCAGTTTCTTTTCTAAGTCTACAGGATTACAGATTAATCCAGCAAAGTTTAAGGTGTTTTGTGGTGGCTTGAATTGTGACAGCATACAAGTTATAAAGAATATCACAGGGTTTGAAGAGAGAACTTTGCCTGTCAGATATTTGGGGGTTCCTTTGTGGAGAAGATAATGGGGAGAATCAAACATTGGTCCTCTAAGCTGTTAAGCATTGCAGGTCGAATTCAGCTTGTGAGGAGTATTATCACTGCTATAGCTCAGTATTGGATGAGTGTTTTTCCAATGCCAAAAAAGGttattcaaaaaattgataGTATTTGTCGATTGTTTATTTGGTCTGGTAGTGTAGAGGTGAAGAGGAAGAGTCATGTGGCTTGGAAACAGGTTTGTAAACCTGCTAGATGTGGTGGACTAAATTTGATTAATCTTGAGTTGTGGAATTTAACAACTATGCTTAAATGTTTATGTAATATCTGTTCTAAGGAAGATAATCTTTGGGTAAAGTGGATCCATGCTTATTTCTTAAAGGGAAACAATGTCATAAGTGCAACTGTTAAAAGTAATAGCACATGGATACTAAAGAGTATTATGAAACAGAGGCCTTAAGTTAATAATGTGCAGCAGATTTGGATTGAAATGTTGCGTAAAAGGAAATTCTCGATGAAGCAAGTTTATATGGAATTGGTGGAGGATCATAACAGGGCTGATTGGTTTAGGTTGTTGAGATATAACATAGCTAGACTAAGAGCCAACGTCACTTTGTGGCTTGCTTGTCAGAACCGGTTGGCCACGAAAACTAGATTGAAAAACATGAATCTGATTCAATGTAGTTTGTGCAGTCTTTGTAAAGAACAAGATGGGGACTTGGATCACTTGATGTTTAGCTGTAGAGTCACAAAAGCTATTCGGTTGGAGGTCCTCAAATGGATGGATATTGATCACACACCTCAAATGTGGAGGGATGAAGTGAGATGGGTTATGCAATATACGAAAGGAAAAGGTTGGAAAAGGGGGATTCTGAAATTAGCCTTTTCAGGGGTTGTTTATGGCATATGGATCTATAGAAATAGAGTTGTTTTTGAAAATGATAGTGTAAACATGAGTATAGCTCAAAGTATCATTGATACAATAGTGCATAGAGGGTGACATTATTCCAAGTATAGGGCTCATATAACAACAATGttattataagtttattttgtctttttgtCGATTTAGTGAGCTGGATCGTTTTGCAATCGCGTTGTACTTCATTGAATTTTTTAGATATATACATactttgttatttaaaaaaaaaaacatctttttatgAGATATGAAGTTTTTTAGttaactttttctcttttactttATTCGTCAACAAATTATAGGAAGAATAAGAAACATCAAAGCATTAAACATAAGTATAAATGTTTAGACTTACATATGTTAAGCTATTGTTTGAAAGATAgacacaaacaaaacaaacctTTCCTCTGAACAGTGATAAGACgtaatctttaaattttaatatttgttagtataaattaaaatattgaaaagttCTAATTCATCTCATAACTTAACATTATCTTAATTgtgtgtaaaaaataaattattataaacatgCAATTAAAATGTTACTTTTATGTACTTTTATACtctagataaaaaataaaccgTTTATTAACTCAAtagtaataaacaaataaaaagacagagagttatttatttattttaagccAAAAAGTTATCCGAAGTGAAAATGGGTCCGAGAAGAGAATGAAGTCTGTTCATCGTAATTTGTGCCCTCTATAGCACgaatctcttctttctctccctcCCTCAACCTTCACACTCCGAGACAGACACTGAGACAGCGACATCTTTTGTTAGTGTTAGGTTTCACTTCCTATGACATTGCAAACCAGACAACCCTGATCCTAATCCTAATCCCACCATCCTCTATTCCCATTTGACCGCAATGGTAGCTGGCAAGGTCAAGCTCTCAATGGGCTTCCCCAAGTCCCTGGCGCCCCCTACTCCTCCGCATTCCACCCCCGGCAACTCCTCCTTCACGCGCTCTTTCGGCGCATACTTCTCACGCTCCTCCGCTCAGGTTCAGCCCCGCCCCTCCGACATCCTCGACCTCCTCCGCCTCGTGGAGGACCTTCGCGACAGAGAGTCTCGCCTCAAAACAGAGCTTCTTGAACACAAGCTCCTCAAGGAAACCGTGACCATCGTCCCCCTTCTCGAGAACCAGATTTCCGCAAGTGACGCGCAGCTTGAAATCAATGCCAAGAAAATGGAACAAGTGGAGGCAGAGAATGAGAAACTGAGGAACGAGCTCGAAGAACTAAAGCTCCGAATGGAAGAAGAGAAAACAGAGAACATGAGAAAAACTAAGGCGTTGGAGGATGAGATAGCGGAGCTCAATAAAACGGCGTCGGATCCCGTTTGCAAGGCGTTGGTAAACGACGAGGATTCTTCGCTTGAATGCAAGTCGTTTGAAAACGACGAGCATTTGCAAACGCCTTTGGAGGTGCCAGCGAGGCCAAATTTTATCAAGAGTTTGAAAAAAACGGCGTTGGATCATACAAGTGTGAACCACAAGcagcttgttgttgttgttgcggATTTTAAACCAGAGGTGGCGGAAAGTGAAAGACCGCGTCGTGACTCGGAGGAACTCGCTGATTCTGCCGAGTCGAGTTTAACCAGGTCACGTGCGCCTCGTGTTCCCAAACCGCCGCCGAGACGGTCGTTGTCTTCTTCGACTCTGCTTTCTTCTAAGAATGGCAATTTCAAAATGGAGCAAGTGATTTCGCAACCTCCGAGGGTGGCGCCGCCcccgcctcctcctcctccccgGGCTGCGTCTAAGTCTGCTCCGCCTCCTCCGCCACCGCCGCTTAAGGGGAGTAGGCAGGTTACGGCGAAGGTGAGGAAGATACCGGAAGTGGTGGAGTTCTACCACTCGTTAATGAGGAGGGAATCGCAGTCCCGGCGGGAATCAGTCTCCGGCGATGTGGAAGTGCCGCCTACGACGGCGAATCCACGTGACATGATCGGCGAGATTGAGAACCGTTCATCTCACCTGCTCGCAGTAAGTGTGTGTCCTGATTTTGCTGATTTTGCGGTTTTGCCACTGGTGTCAGTGCCAAATGCAAAGTACTTACTAGCATGCTTTAATttgaaatggattttttttttttgcacataaGACAGTGGTTAAATTCGAATTTTGATGCCCAAGACTTTGACAATGCACCAAAGAAGATAGTCACTTTATGGAATCACTTTTTTAATTATCGAactagaaaaggaaaaagtaaaCAACTTATTCCATTAACTGAAAATCAATTACTGTCGAACAATGTTATTAGTTTTAGGTAAGTGATTGGTGCCTAATTGCATTCAGTTTAGCATAAGCAAAAAGATGGTTTGTCCAGTTTCTTGCATTAACAACTAGATaatctttcattgctttcaGATAAAAACAGATGTTGAAACACAAGGAGACTTTATCCGATGCTTAATCAAAGAAGTGGAGGGTGCTGCATTTACAGACATTGAAGACGTTGTTCTCTTTGTTAAATGGCTTGATGACGAGCTTTCTTATTTggtacttaattttttataataatatttctgcacaattttcatgattttttttttttttactttttatatctaCATCTTTATAAAAATTGGCATAAGAATGTTAGGAGCAAATAGCATTAGATTAGtccttaaatttatattagtgTCACTTATTCTATGTTT includes these proteins:
- the LOC100782144 gene encoding protein CHUP1, chloroplastic yields the protein MVAGKVKLSMGFPKSLAPPTPPHSTPGNSSFTRSFGAYFSRSSAQVQPRPSDILDLLRLVEDLRDRESRLKTELLEHKLLKETVTIVPLLENQISASDAQLEINAKKMEQVEAENEKLRNELEELKLRMEEEKTENMRKTKALEDEIAELNKTASDPVCKALVNDEDSSLECKSFENDEHLQTPLEVPARPNFIKSLKKTALDHTSVNHKQLVVVVADFKPEVAESERPRRDSEELADSAESSLTRSRAPRVPKPPPRRSLSSSTLLSSKNGNFKMEQVISQPPRVAPPPPPPPPRAASKSAPPPPPPPLKGSRQVTAKVRKIPEVVEFYHSLMRRESQSRRESVSGDVEVPPTTANPRDMIGEIENRSSHLLAIKTDVETQGDFIRCLIKEVEGAAFTDIEDVVLFVKWLDDELSYLVDERAVLKHFDWPEQKADALREAAFGYCDLKKLESEASSFRDDPRQPCGPALKKMQVLFEKLEHGVFNISRMRESATNRYKVFHIPVHWMLDNGFVSQMKLASVKLAMKYMRRVSAELETGGGGGPEEEEIVVQGVRFAFRAHQFAGGFDVETMRAFQELRGKAMSCNLQCHSQQQKFFCRSATC